The nucleotide window tttaaaaaaaacaataaagaaggAAACAAAGGAATTacggaaaataaaatataccacAATTtactaaaatgtgtttatttgctgTGTCACACATCAGTGTTTATATactgttttaaatctgaaacAATGAACCAAAGCACTATGCCTTAAACAAGAACAAAGTCACATTGGACCCATACATGAATATTGATACAAAACTATAAGAGAAAAAAATCCACTTAATCAGATGCAGAACTGTGGCTAGACACAGACTTGGAGCTTCCACTCTGAGATTTCAACTTCTCATAGTATTTCTGAAAGTGAAGAAAAAGAAGTGCACAATATTACTTTCTTTGAAGTATGTAGCTGTTACAGAGTCAAATCTTGAAATAGATATTTCAGAGAAGATATCTTGTATGTAAAGGACAGTGTGTTTGTaataggggtgggcgatatggccctaaaataatatcacaatattttagtGTATTTTCACAATTACGATATCCTTGGCGATatgacaaaacaataaaaaatacttttattcatttcaagaacacactattgcaacaaaatatgaattatattagtatatgtaataaatattaattaaatggttttatttattaaaaatattattttattacaaatgtaatttaaatcatTCAGAGCCATTTTCCACCGTATTTCATTGTGCAAAAcaactcatgtaaagaacataTGCCATATTATGGCTAATTGAATGACACTGTTTGGTAAACATGttagaatatcatgatattgacttttttttattattatttttttttaaatatagttttaaaCAACATTAACATTCCCGGGAGGAAAATTcactttgagtgaagaaaaatcCACCTTGTTGAGGACAGTCAAAACAGTGCTGCTCAGGTTCTCCCTGCAGTCCGCTTTGCTTGTGTTGCCATCACAGATTGTGAAATTATTAGAGATTGGTGAAATTTTGAGTTGTATGCTCATTAGCGTAGCAACATGCACAAGGCATCGAATGTTGATATAGGAGCCTCGTTTGTGAGTACGAGTAAATGAATACGGTTTATCCATACATGAATATATTACAGTGTTCAATTTATGCTGTAAAAATGATCCCTTCACAGTGTAATACAGACTGATAATACTTATACCTGCATGCTCTGGTAATGGCGCAGGCTGCTGCAGTGGGTTTTCTTTGCAGTCTCTTCATTGCCATAAAAGAGAGAGCAGAGCTTGCAGAAGAAGCCTGTCTTGGGCACCACAAAATCAATGcctgcaaaaaacaaaaagacagtGGAGTGTTCAAGGGAAATGCTCTTAtaacagaaaaacaacacatgcACAATATTTAATGACTTAGACTGtgttaattttttgtttatttgattttttcaaTTGCctacttcttttcaaactgaacAGCCCTACAGGGTCCAGGAAACCTTTTACTGGATTAAAATGACTTTAATACAGTGAGCCTTACCCCCACAAAGTTACTACCACAAAATTAATAGCTGTGGCGTAGAATTGTGAAACAAGGAATACAAACCATCTCTGCAAATTAACTTGATAGAAATTGGTTTTTGGATTGCATATTCAGGGTAAACAATTTGTTTGTGCACGTTGAAGCATTGGGTGACAAGCCAAACCTATACTGAATGAATCTCTTACCAATGGGGTTGTTCGAATTAAAAGGAGGAAGAATGAAGTCCTCTGTTATTGACTGTTCTGAACAGAGCTTCTTAGATTCTGGCTCCTGCTGTAGCTCATCTTCTCGCTTCCGTTTTGATTCTTCtagattaaaaaaagagaaaacgaaaattatacaaaatacaggTTTAAGAGTGTTTCACTCCATTCAGTATGTGTCAAAAAAAAGCGTATAGACACACTTGCTGTCTATACTCGGAGTTCcactataaacacaaacatagatTACAGTCAATTCGTTGCCCTGTACATCTTATTTTCCccctttcaacctgttcttcaatggtcaaaaacttgagcagcacagctgtgcctgatccactcatacccaCACCTGCTTGTTTGGTGGTCGGTGGGTGTCCTGacatttaaagaacagggtgaaaagtagcaattaaagtatgcagagcaagaggtggaCTATCTTGTAACTGTAGAATtttaaagtgctcctgtggacagtagAGCTGGGAGAATGGACATTAAGTATAGAAACAAGACGACAGTCATTGATTGGTATTACAAAAGTGATCGCAGGTACAAATGTGAAGGCACCAATTCAAATTTTACTAAGTTGAGTTTAGATTAATTTTGTCTTTATGTAAAACACTGGTGTTATAATAAACGTATCCAAAATATGTACTACACAATCTTAGTTTATTACCTTTaattgctgctgtttgtcttttTGTAGGATCAAGTGACTGTGTCAGCTTGCTGTTGTCCTCATTTCCATGAACTCTTTGCTGTTCTTCTTCTGCAGCAGCAGTTGGGATCTGTGTGTTTGGGGAATCTGAAGGTGCTTCTACGTTCTGAGATTCTGGTTTTAGGTCTTTATCTTTTAACTCTGTAACTGAAGATGACACATCTGTGACTGATGCAGTCTCTTCCAAAGTGGGAATTCCAGGGGTTCCTTCTTTCTGGACACTAGGCTTTCCCTTCTTATTTTGTCTGGATTTTCTCACTACACAGCAACAGGAGACAAAGCAAGCAGCTTAGTACAAAATACACAGTGATACTCTTCCTCCTTTGCATGAGGCCAAAAAACTGCTTGATTTTTGTAAAATCATTTTAGAAAATGACTAACTACATTTGGGAAACTACATGTTGAATTACCTGTTTTCCTCTTTTGCTTTGCTGGCTTAGTAGTGACAgacacctcttcctcctctttgtGCTGTTCCTCTTCCTCTGTCCCCACTTCATCCACCGTCACAAAGTTCATACTGCACAGAGCCTCTATGTCACATTCCCCATCCTCTAGACTAGAAGAACCCACAGGCCCCGTTGACACTACTGGTTTTTGAGCTTCAGAACAGGCATTCTTGCCATTATTCTGCTCATCCATCTCTTCATCATCACCTCTTGCCTCATCCAGTGTAAATAGTGTCTGAAGTGTCTGAAAGCAAAGGGGTAAAAATGGGTACAAGGTCAGGAAACAacactaaatatattttgtacaccCAAGGTATAAACAAAGTAAAAGGACCCTCAAAGTTACCAAAGTAGTCTTGGGGTCTAGTTGTACAGagtaaaatgaaattaaaggtGGAGTATTTAAACTGCCAATGGAAAGTGCAATAAAATCTGAGTGCACTTCTCCATTAAACATAAAAgatgcaaaaacaaaaatgaatgagtCTTGAGACTCAAGTCTGTATTAGTGGCTTGAATTGGGTTCATATCCTACTCAATCATGATTCATTCCTGACTCACATAATGCAACTCAAATATTTTGGAtgaaggacaaaaaaaaatcaataaaataaaattaagacCAGAGAAATACAAAAGTACTCACCTCAGGGTTGTTAGGATCCTCATCACATTCATCTTCCTCCTCAACAATCTCATCAAGGGTGACCAGGCCCTGAAGTTCTTTTTCCAGCATCTCTTCATCAGCTTCGGGTTCATCACCTCCTACCTCGTCAACAGTCAAAAGTTCTTCAGGGTTTTCACCAGTTTGGCAATGTAGGAGCTCCTCCTCTTCTGCTTCATCATCAGGGAAATCGGCTTCTTTTTCACTGACTTGCTGAAGTGTCACCAGACCATCTTGAGAAGGAAGTTGAGCAGCTGTTGATTTTTTATCTTTCACTCCTTTGAATTCCACCTCACTGAGCGAAGTTTTCTGCTCAGACTTCACTTCTGTTTCATGCAGCTCAGAAGGTGGAAACTGGTTTGCATCAAGTAGGAAAGAGGTCTCATTTTCTTTGGTCTCTTTTTGGGTGAGAGTGGCTTCTTTATGGCATATCTCAGCATTGGACTCCTTGTCTATATCCTGTGGTAAAAGTTCTGACATTGATTTTTCTGTCGAGACAGAGGCTGTTTTCTCTGGATCGCAAACAGCAGTTTCTACAGTTATTGCCTCTTGTAAAACAACAGAGGAAACTTTATCATCATCTGTTTTCTGAGGTTTTTCCACTTCCAGTTTTTCAGAGTCTTTCACTGCAGTAGCTGGTTTAGAGTCCGTCTCACCAATAATTTGAGCTTCTATTTCATCTACAGCAgatgttttgttgttgtgaGTTGGAGGTAGCTTTACTTGTTTGGATCTAGTTTGTGGTCTAGACACTGTGCTGGACGAAAGGGGTTCCTCTTCAGGTGTGAGGGTAAATGCAAGCGCGTTGAGGTTATCTTGGGAAATACTTTCAGGCAAGGGTTCAGAACTAGGAGCCTGCTCTCCTGGCTCATCTACAATCTCATCCACAGTTACAAACTCATCTAGGTTGAAGGGGAAAGGTTCTTCATCTAGTACTTGATTTGACttaagggaagaaaaaaaaatagaatcaaAGTTAATACATTAAGCAACAAAACTATATGAATTAAAGATATTCATTAGGAATCACTAAGTTACCTTTTCTATCTTCTTTGATTTTGAAGCACTGCTTGAGGAGCGTGTACTTCTCCTTGTGCTGCGACCCTGTGTAaagacaaatgaatgaatttctgctATGAATGAAGCTATAGTGAAATTTCaattaaatttatataaaaattaacTAACAGCAATAGCTACTAACTCTGGTAAAATAACTAATGTTACTGCATTCTCTTCTGAATTTTCTATATCAACATACCTTATATCCATCCTCCTTGTGCTCCCTGGAACCCTTTAAGCTTGGACTGCCATCTGATCTGCTCTTGCGAGATGCAGCATAAGAACTTGAATATCCTCCATGTCTACTAGTCCCATCAGGACTATTCTTCTTTCTGTGACTAGACAAGTATTCTCTTTCTGGTGATTCATTTTCTCTAAGTTTACTTCTAGATCCAGAAATCTGGGGCTTCTTTCCCTTGACAGTTTGATTCTTTCTATTGTCAGTATGAACTTCCTTCTTCAGTGCCTCAGAGCACTTTGCTAAAGGAGTGTGCTTCTTTTGGCGTAACTGGGCATTATCTGTTACTTTCTCTGGCTCAGTCTTTCGCCTTGCTTCTTCTTCAGCACGCTTCATAGAAGACTGCAAACGGCACTGATGGACTGCTGCTTCCAGAGCTTTCAAAATTTCTTGTGTAACAGGTGGAAAGCCCAAATTATCAAATGGAACAGGGGCTGATTGGTTGTCCTTTTTGTCAGAAAGCATTTGTTCACAAGTTTGCATATTACTATCAGTTTGGACCAGTTCCCCCATATTCAAGTCATCCAGAAGTTGCACTTCATTTTCAACCACTGTATTATGTGGGTTTAAATGATCCTGTATCACCTCACTGCTCTGGATAGGTTCATTTGGGGGGATAGACTTACCCTCCATTTCTAAATCTACAGACGCAGACAACGTGGTGGTTTGCTCACCATCTTTACTGCTAACAACTATAGAGTTTGGCTTAGCAATGCTGACCTCTATTGGTGCAGAAtgattttcattgttttctACAGCCATGTTCTCAACTATCTCACCAACCACTTCTGGTAAATTACAGCTGTCCAAGACTGCTAATCCTGCATTAGCAGTTGTTGCTTTTTCACCATGTTCAAATGTGTCAATGTGAGCTTTATCACCTTGCTCAATTGTGTTTAAAGGCTCTTTTTCATTGTGCTCATCTGTGTCTGCTTTCTCATCTTGCTCACTTACTTCCTTTGATACATTTTCATCAATCTCACCTGTGTCCAGGCGCACAGTTTCATCATTTTCTGATGTGTCTGCAGACACCTTTTCAGTATTTTCACTTGTGTCCACAGGACCTTTTTCATTATTCTCAGCTGTGTCTATGAGCAATTTTTCACTGTCCTTGCCTGAGTCCACAGGCACTTTCTCACCATTTTCTGCTGTGTCAATGAGCGCATATTTACTAGTATTAGGTGTGTCTACAGGCAATTTTTCATCGGTGTCAATGGGTGCTTCTTCAGCATGCTTTGTGGCATCCATGGATGTCTTTTTATCATAGTGCGTTGTTTTGATGTGTGCTGCTTCTGCATGGTCAGCTGTCACCATAAGAGAATTTACTTCATTAACAGTGACTTTAGGTACACCACTTTCCCCTGAGCCTTGGGCCTCCATCGTTGTCATGATTTCACTGTTAATGGTATCTATGTTAGTTTCAGTATCAGTGTTGCTTTTATCTGAAATAGCAAGATTGTCTGGGTTAGAGTCACTGCTTTCAAACAAAGCATGGGTGATCAAATCAGAGTCTGTATTTTTAAGTGCTGTTTCAGAAGTGAGATCCATTTTACAGTCATTTTCCAAAGCCTTTTCTGTTGGTATCTCAGATGATTCTGTAGTAGCACTGGTGCCCATGTCAATCTTTGCTTCAGGACTGTTTTTTGCTTCAGATGAGACAACTTTAGCAGGAAAAGTACATTTGTCTGATGCTGAAGTGGGAGCAGGAGTCTTGGTAGGTTTTACTTTAGCCCGTACCTTAATTTGTTTAGATCTAACAGGGATACAGAAGAAACATATAATAAATACTAAAAGATAAAGTTGTAGCAAAACTATTTTCAAATCACACAACTATGAAAACAACAATATAAATATCAATTACCACCTAAATTAAACTTtaaatcagtggttctcaatATATGATACATGAATCACTGCTAGTAtatgaagcagcaagaggtggtacaCCAATATGACTTCTAAAAATGTACTACTTCaataagaaatgtattaatatctgaaaatcaaacattttcatgtttttaaaattaggCTTTAATGAAGtttattgtattaaaaaaaatacagcataGTCATATAAAATGATTTATAGGTCCTCTTAAAgatataattgtgtttaaaacatttttagacCTAGTTCTTTGTATTCTCTTTCTAATTGTtagtaattatttaaaataaattttgtatgaagaaatcaataaatacatgaaatacATGAAAAATTCAAGCAAGACCTTGCCTTATGCCCCCCAGCTGTCCCCAGAAGagaggaagaaccaggggcACACATATTTCTGTGGTATAACTCATAAATGTTACATGGAGGTTTTGATTTGAAAAGGCGTGGTACTTGGTCaataaagtttgagaaccactgccttaTATTCTTTTAATAAACAATAGTGAACTGCATCTCTTCACCAAGTATTTTGAAAAGAATTGTATTAGCTTTAAACAGATAATGATTATTTGATAaccttaataataattttgtgtaATGCTTTTACTTACCCTTTAGCATCTGGTTTCTTTTTTGTCTACAATGCAAACATATAATCTTAGTTGGATAATGTCATGGATCTTAAATCCATTACTGAGTGATTAAGTAAttctaaaagaaaataatagtaataataaataaatagtaccTGGTCAGACGCTTTGGGTATTTTGGCGAGTTTGAAGGTAAGGGTATTTCCCTGTATATCACATGGAAACTTGAGGAATTTACTATAAACTGATCGAGCAATAGCTGCAGTATCCATTTCAAAAATTATCTGAAaaagacaacaaaacaaaaatcatgCTTCACTAGATGATGAAAGTACTCTTTAGTCTAGAAATGTACTCTTCAAAACATTATTCggggaaagttttttttttttttgctctagcCCAGTGCTAAACAGATGAAACAGGTCAGAAAGATGTTTCACcacaataataaattataacagCAATATTTATgctctttaaaaaataagtacCAGAATGGTTCAAATGAGGGcaaatttctttttttgtattgatCACATACTCGCCATAACATATATTTGCATTTCAATGACAAGTCAAGTTTTTGGGATGGATTTCTGTATGCAGTGATAATATTATCACCCAGGCAGAACACAACAGCCTGTTTACTTGCATTTTATAGCggaaatatttttttgtctCGACTTCATAATCAATGTTCTCACAAACAAAAtcagacaattttttttttgctggtgaTGAGAACTTTACATTTCAAAAATTTATTTCATAATCAATCACCAGTCTGGAAATGATAAAAATGAAGACTAGCTAAAAGACAACATTCGTACCTTTCCATTAAGTGGCAGGATCTGTTTAAATGAACCAACGTCTTTGATGAGATTCTGAACTTTTTCAATAACTTCAGTACCATTTGGCACATTACCAACTGTGAGGAGACGTTCAGGTAGCACTGCAATTTCCTGAGGCTGTGAAAAAGACAAGGATAGGTTTAAACTAAAGTATCCACAACTTCCAGCACCACTTAGCAAAAAGGGGAATGCTATAAAGTCATTACTTTCATATACAGGTGCCtatcaataaattagaatatcatcaaaaatttATTTCAATCATTCAAGTGAAACTCATTATATAGATTCACTACAAACAGTTGATTaaggcttacagccaatgaaaacccaaaagtcactATCTTAGAAAATTACAATATaagacaaattaaaaaatatattttttgatgatttgaattactgcatcaatgagGCGTAGCATGGAGGCGATCAGCCTGTGACACTGCTGATGTGTTATAAAAGCCCATTGCATTGTTAGGTCTGGTGTCttatcttcctcttgacaatacagCATAGATTCTCTATGCGGTTTatgtcaggcgagtttgctggccagccaagcacagtgatactgtggttattaaaccaggtattggtacttttggcagtgcAGACAGGTgacaagtcctgctggaaaataaaATCCACATCTCCTTAAAGCTTGCCAGCAAAGGGAATCAGGAAGTGCTCCAAAATTTCCTGGTAGGTGGCTGCACTGACTTTGGATTTAATATAACGCATAAAGCTTCACACTAGACTTCACACTAGACCTCAAGCATTTGCTTGGATACAACAGGGGGGTGTCACTGACTGCCTTCTAGACATCTGTCAGGCCAGTCTtctccatgattgtgtagcctcctgaaccagactaagggacaatTTTAAAAGCTTAcgaacctttgcaggtgttttgtgttgattattctaattttctggtacaatgacttttgggttttatATCTTAGAAGACAAATCATGAGTGAAATAGTCACACCAAGGTTGGGCATTTGCTTTACAATTACACTGTTTCAAAGAGTCTGAAAAGGGCAGATTTAGGCAGCCAGTATTTCTTGTCATAAACTTCAGGTAAAAATGTTGTACATTTCTGGGACTGGGTTATCTTCAGGCAGGCAACAGAGGTTTGAATTGTGATAGAGATACTGAATTAAGGTGAAGGTTTGAGCCATGCCACTTTAAGCCATTTTGAGATTTTTGTCTGggaaataacttctaaatatgTAATTCTGAAATGAGGGTTTTAGGGGTTTAATCAATCATGGAAGGAGACTATAACGTGAATATCTACTAAGCATTTTTTTAAGTATCTGGAAAAACTAATTGGTTTACTTACAGGCAGTTTCTCCATTCCCATCAGTACTCTGAATAATGATTCctagaaaatgaaaaagaaggGTTGTCTCGTCAACACCCAGCATGGCAAATTGACTCTTACTCACAGTGAAACACACTTTCCTTGCCCTACCACAGGTAAATTTGCCCAGAGACTCAGCTGTGGATTTAGAGGTCCATGTATGTttcacattgattttttttaattgctccAACAGCAACAATTCAGCTTTAATTCTCATCATTAATTGTATAGTATAGGTTATACTGGAAATGTTATACTGGTgttgtaaaatgtttgaatgGCAATGAAGCAAATAAGGAACACTAAGCCATATGATAAAGAAACtattgtaatgtattttctGCTAGATGATAAATTATGTAACAGACTCAAAAATGTGGCATTCAAACTAAAGCAACATTTTCTGGACAATATTCTgccacaataaaaaataagactCCTATAGTCTGTAACTGGCAGCGTTATGAATCAATCTGTGTGTCCTGTGCTGCCAATTTCCAAACTTGAACTTTCCTATGTTCTAAATTCCAGCacaatatttcatttatttccaaattttcaAGGATTCTATGAGGTCACGTCTTAAAACCCCAGCTGATCACTGAAATTCAGcatgttttgatattttatatatatatatatatatatatatatatatatatatattttttttattttttttattacattttattcatgcAACATTCTCCTTTAAACAGCATTAAACAGATTTAACATGAATTACTAATGTGCATGTCCCCTTCATCTATTTCTATCCACTACAGAACACCAAAACCTGTAGCCTTTAGctttatacattatttgtggACCTTTTGCTACACTGTACTCCCATTTTCATTTATACATCCTGTTTCCCAAGTTGCATTTGCTGAGCTGGTACTGGCATCAACTTAGTTATACACTTGCTCACAACCTGTTAAAACTTTAAACAATATTCCTGCTCAATTGGAGAAAATCTTTGATGCTATGGAAATGGACATACTGTGTAATTAAGGTCAATGGGCTGAGTCATCAGAGCGATgcttatttctttctctttcactatTGCAGGAGTCTCTGCATAAGCCTTCACCAGTGCTTCTGCTGACTCTTTGTTAGGCATCTCCAGGTAAGCCTATAGAATAGATGTATACATTATATACAGCTGTCCTTTTATCTCAATATGAAATATTAGTATGCAAAACATATTGATTCCTCCTTAGTACAGCCTCATTGCATACTTGCTTTGTAGGCTTGAATGCTAGCTTTACCTTATTTTGAGTGATTGCTATGACAGGATCTGAAGTGAATCCATGGGGACCAGCAAGATTTTTGAGGTCTTCTTCAGTGACTCCTATTTCTGGAAGACCTGTTATTTCAACTATATTTCGCCTCCATGGGATTTCCTGtgattaaaagtataaaataattGTAGTGTACATATTTAAATGTGCTACAATAAAGCCGAACAAAAGTGAAAAATTCAACTATGTAAAACAGCCTACCTTTTTAACAAGCCTCTTAACAGGAGTGTCTCCTTTACAACaacgagaaaaaaaaagcctcgTTTATCTTAACTAGCAAAAGACAtcaataaagaattattatGCAAAAGAAGATGATGTGCAAGCTCACCTGGAAATTTAGCATGTGGTTTGGCCCTAAATGCTTGTTTCCCTTTAGCCAGCTGTGGAGTTTTAgacatttctttatatttagCTGATTGTATGGTCTTGCCAGCGACCCCTTTCACTTTAGGTGGCTGAAACATCTTTATGGGGGCTGTAGTGTTGTCCTTTCTATGTCAGGAAACAAATTTACTTACTTTATTTCATAACATGAATGTGTAGAACATTACGatctttaattttatatataattaaccACTGCAAACGCATAAGCAGTAAACAAGAAAACTTACTTCTTATCAATCAGTTTCTTCTGATGTCTTGAATACTTTTTGTCATCCCTTGCATcctacacataaaaacacacttatTTGGTAACAGAGCCAAGGTTATGTTTGTGTGATTATGCTAATCAGCCCCTAGTCTGAAAGCCATACCTTTTCCATACATATTTCAATAAGCTTGCCATGAATTTTAAGGTCTTGACATCTTGCCAAAGCTTTGGCATCTTCTTCTTTCTCCATACACACAGATGcctgacaaataaaaaaaagttaggAACCTAGACTAATACACATTTTGATTGATTATGTGAGAATTCTGTCAGGTATATGGGCAAGACATGTTTTTGagacaggtttgtgtgtgtgtgtgagagagtgtgaatgaATTCTGGAGTCATTCATGGAGCCATTGTAACAAAAATATATGGTTAGTAATTTGCTATAacctcaaacaaaataaaataaagatgaaTGTCACTaactaataaaataacatacaaTAAAAAAGACATTCAACTGACCTCTGAGATGGCTTTAAGTAAAATGACAGTGTGAGTCTTGCCAAAGGGTTCAATAGCACTGATGAGCTCTTGGCGTTTAATAGCAAATGGAATGCCTTTAAGCCTAAGCAAACAGGATGTTCCAGGACCAGCTGGCTTCTTAGATTTCTCACTCTAAAAGAGCACAAtg belongs to Hoplias malabaricus isolate fHopMal1 chromosome 9, fHopMal1.hap1, whole genome shotgun sequence and includes:
- the znf638 gene encoding zinc finger protein 638 isoform X2, whose protein sequence is MSHPMYNPRGGPFSSGQRSMVTGQYGSGSQTGLDPGGPPLIPDSMSRPHGGMMVNQQMTFPRGQHQSQMSQDLDATIDMNIRGAREEVRLLTQMLQQPKSADARLRKDGRNQMLSPGASGYTVSSVPGRIDDADWTGYQAPSKIFPSSAVGHSSSSSQLFQSSSFGSSGGPRGLDIKPPSEKQPARYTSESASSILASFGLSSEDLELLSHYPDDQLTPDNLPFILRDIRMRKAKRNDPDRGSSSDRLASETQKSKVIDYGHSSKFAFPEEKSGNYSLDPLTKESPKYRREISGSSFGGVDISKCPRQNAVAQVPTQAPGMVSKLQQPSAMNTRSTSQCLDIQGAKTILAATSMPPSIIRSSQMPPPLAVGPMMPLVPESPKLSWPPTFPPPPSVTTPAPKRLPTPTMMNDYSAATPRIFPHTCSLCNIECVQIKDWIEHQNTNLHIESCRRLRKQYPDWNAEAISVTSAEPELEGRSHGRSHSYSRSPSPKRHHGSSSRRQRSHSHSRSPRRYRRSHSRSRSRSPHRSRRGGSPLYRRRSRSPPGRRSRSPAYSSRRSPLRSSRRAVPRRISPSHQQRSSSSERLAKKLLESSELSSVTSSSLKAMVQSLAPALLAELAKKRNISSSPSLKSSSSRKRSSSPPSKRSVSSKSSNFSAPKMSSSALKTSSAKSEKSKKPAGPGTSCLLRLKGIPFAIKRQELISAIEPFGKTHTVILLKAISEASVCMEKEEDAKALARCQDLKIHGKLIEICMEKDARDDKKYSRHQKKLIDKKKDNTTAPIKMFQPPKVKGVAGKTIQSAKYKEMSKTPQLAKGKQAFRAKPHAKFPGDTPVKRLVKKEIPWRRNIVEITGLPEIGVTEEDLKNLAGPHGFTSDPVIAITQNKAYLEMPNKESAEALVKAYAETPAIVKEKEISIALMTQPIDLNYTESLFRVLMGMEKLPPQEIAVLPERLLTVGNVPNGTEVIEKVQNLIKDVGSFKQILPLNGKIIFEMDTAAIARSVYSKFLKFPCDIQGNTLTFKLAKIPKASDQTKKKPDAKGSKQIKVRAKVKPTKTPAPTSASDKCTFPAKVVSSEAKNSPEAKIDMGTSATTESSEIPTEKALENDCKMDLTSETALKNTDSDLITHALFESSDSNPDNLAISDKSNTDTETNIDTINSEIMTTMEAQGSGESGVPKVTVNEVNSLMVTADHAEAAHIKTTHYDKKTSMDATKHAEEAPIDTDEKLPVDTPNTSKYALIDTAENGEKVPVDSGKDSEKLLIDTAENNEKGPVDTSENTEKVSADTSENDETVRLDTGEIDENVSKEVSEQDEKADTDEHNEKEPLNTIEQGDKAHIDTFEHGEKATTANAGLAVLDSCNLPEVVGEIVENMAVENNENHSAPIEVSIAKPNSIVVSSKDGEQTTTLSASVDLEMEGKSIPPNEPIQSSEVIQDHLNPHNTVVENEVQLLDDLNMGELVQTDSNMQTCEQMLSDKKDNQSAPVPFDNLGFPPVTQEILKALEAAVHQCRLQSSMKRAEEEARRKTEPEKVTDNAQLRQKKHTPLAKCSEALKKEVHTDNRKNQTVKGKKPQISGSRSKLRENESPEREYLSSHRKKNSPDGTSRHGGYSSSYAASRKSRSDGSPSLKGSREHKEDGYKGRSTRRSTRSSSSASKSKKIEKSNQVLDEEPFPFNLDEFVTVDEIVDEPGEQAPSSEPLPESISQDNLNALAFTLTPEEEPLSSSTVSRPQTRSKQVKLPPTHNNKTSAVDEIEAQIIGETDSKPATAVKDSEKLEVEKPQKTDDDKVSSVVLQEAITVETAVCDPEKTASVSTEKSMSELLPQDIDKESNAEICHKEATLTQKETKENETSFLLDANQFPPSELHETEVKSEQKTSLSEVEFKGVKDKKSTAAQLPSQDGLVTLQQVSEKEADFPDDEAEEEELLHCQTGENPEELLTVDEVGGDEPEADEEMLEKELQGLVTLDEIVEEEDECDEDPNNPETLQTLFTLDEARGDDEEMDEQNNGKNACSEAQKPVVSTGPVGSSSLEDGECDIEALCSMNFVTVDEVGTEEEEQHKEEEEVSVTTKPAKQKRKTVRKSRQNKKGKPSVQKEGTPGIPTLEETASVTDVSSSVTELKDKDLKPESQNVEAPSDSPNTQIPTAAAEEEQQRVHGNEDNSKLTQSLDPTKRQTAAIKEESKRKREDELQQEPESKKLCSEQSITEDFILPPFNSNNPIGIDFVVPKTGFFCKLCSLFYGNEETAKKTHCSSLRHYQSMQKYYEKLKSQSGSSKSVSSHSSASD